A region from the Rhinoderma darwinii isolate aRhiDar2 chromosome 2, aRhiDar2.hap1, whole genome shotgun sequence genome encodes:
- the LOC142742572 gene encoding uncharacterized protein LOC142742572: MALTKPQVESLILFVQDYPVIWDKHREEYKDTVAKEKAWKEVVKSLHQEKWESATVKERRNLVANAKSRWGTCRDQFRREMVSKGRRGEGQMTKKPYVYTQQLQFLKAVMDIGPTSDNHQEVDSDATLVESPSGTTNPPLEKGTPVRRRKRNRQVEERLSSIDAQVLAHLQQRAEDSLEDVFGKTVAQHLKKMPSERQLRCQLAILGVIDTFMNNPAPMELCNAIELHRSRHDMQFSPITAPPPPPPCASTYRGNVPSSQPQFSQDRPKFSAPCQYPGDQYAYPQVQGGELQGANVAGPSNE, from the exons ATGGCACTCACAAAACCGCAGGTGGAGAGCCTCATTTTATTTGTGCAAGACTACCCAGTGATCTGGGACAAACACCGGGAGGAATACAAAGACACTGTGGCTAAGGAAAAAGCCTGGAAGGAGGTGGTGAAGTCCCTCCACCAGGAGAAATGGGAGTCGGCGACGGTGAAAGAGCGCCGTAATCTAG TGGCCAATGCTAAGTCGCGATGGGGCACCTGCCGCGACCAGTTTCGGCGCGAGATGGTGTCAAAAGGCCGCAGGGGGGAAGGACAGATGACGAAAAAGCCATATGTCTACACCCAGCAACTGCAGTTCTTGAAAGCTGTCATGGACATTGGGCC AACTAGCGATAATCATCAGGAAGTTGACTCTGACGCTACGTTGGTGGAGTCTCCGTCAGGGACCACGAATCCACCCTTAGAGAAAGGTACGCCTGTGCGTCGTCGTAAGAGAAACCGACAAGTAGAGGAGAGACTCTCGTCCATAGACGCTCAAGTGCTGGCCCATCTCCAGCAAAGAGCAGAGGATAGTTTGGAGGACGTTTTTGGCAAAACAGTGGCTCAACATCTGAAAAAGATGCCGTCTGAAAGGCAACTTCGATGCCAATTGGCAATCCTTGGCGTCATTGACACCTTCATGAACAATCCTGCTCCGATGGAACTCTGCAATGCAATAGAGCTTCATCGGAGCAGGCATGACATGCAATTTTCCCCTATCACCGCTCCACCCCCACCGCCGCCATGTGCCTCCACCTATCGTGGAAATGTGCCCTCCTCCCAGCCTCAATTCAGCCAGGATCGGCCAAAGTTCAGTGCCCCCTGCCAGTATCCTGGTGACCAATACGCGTATCCGCAAGTGCAGGGAGGGGAACTGCAAGGTGCTAATGTGGCGGGGCCTTCTAATGAATGA
- the RMP64 gene encoding nucleolus and neural progenitor protein isoform X1 — protein MAPDPWNRTYIPRPAIHCQLTVPLGAKTEKCMKEIFDRCSSVHLFITSKALHAEVATLDSILYVYHHQLCCHKPYLALKQVQQCTKRIRSMGLEDSLKELMELCPKKAELESSQYCTVPSQPILELVSMKILGSCKLLVRLMDCCCKAFHLCLQHLNLEEFIIINVVLLGLLSRLWVLYRGLLKRLIVLYSTHRSLQQEVSDFQKMPYFKDFVFPTNIEDHIGSIFGDLVARKLRNLFPKKGKKRFLDKIFDTINLDKEEKKKSKIGAVDLKETNGTLVDVGRPIQRQRFNRGKLDALDKALFLPVKASGVQKSVYNQDPAEKQKSNESKNKPDLSQHRRKKECVRHLVPKIKAAEDFKALSKQLLYAVKWCKARKLKTECVFFRNRYLRCNRLRHAEALGYSLKKKLQCWKKSMCHSLRWQTLNKDHLRRCLRIQGFLPAWKHVVTFSRRHRLQKSSITHSQAKTKDFKISPLCLDLFPDSALRPPTSELQESSISAKGIERSLTDTDDIDDIFSSIGI, from the exons ATGGCGCCTGATCCGTGGAATCGTACCTATATCCCCCGACCTGCTATTCACTGTCAGTTAACCGTGCCCCTCGGAGCCAAAACAG AAAAATGTATGAAGGAGATTTTTGATAGATGTTCTTCTGTGCACTTATTTATTACGAGCAAGGCCTTGCATGCTGAAGTTGCAACTTTGGATTCCATCCTGTATGTGTATCACCATCAGCTGTGCTGTCATAAACCATATCTAGCTTTAAAACAG GTACAACAATGTACAAAGCGAATACGGTCGATGGGCTTAGAAGACTCCTTAAAAGAGTTGATGGAATTATGCCCGAA GAAAGCGGAGCTTGAAAGCTCACAGTACTGCACTGTGCCAAGTCAGCCTATTTTAGAGCTGGTGTCCATGAAAATTCTGGGTTCCTGCAAGTTATTAGTACGTCTCATGGATTGCTGCTGTAAGGCCTTTCA TTTATGTTTACAGCACCTGAACTTAGAGGAATTTATTATCATAAACGTTGTGTTGCTGGGATTATTGAGCCGCTTATG ggttttGTACAGAGGACTGTTAAAACGCCTCATTGTCTTATACAGCACACACAGATCTCTGCAGCAAGAGGTGTCTGACTTTCAGAAAATGCCCTACTTTAAGGACTTTGTGTTCCCTACAAATATCGAAGACCACATTGGCTCTATTTTCGGTGATTTAGTTGCACGTAAACTACGAAACCTGTTTCCCAAAAAAGGCAAAAAACGATTTCTCGACAAAATATTTGACACCATTAATCTGGATAAGGAGGAAAAGAAGAAAAGCAAAATTGGAGCTGTTGATCTAAAAGAAACAAATGGGACACTTGTTGATGTGGGACGACCAATACAGAGGCAGAGATTTAATAGAG GCAAACTGGACGCTCTTGATAAGGCGTTATTTCTGCCGGTAAAAGCAAGCGGCGTACAA AAATCTGTTTACAACCAAGACCCTGCAGAGAAACAGAAGTCAAATGAGTCCAAGAATAAACCTGATTTGTCACAACACAGGAGAAAAAAGGAATGTGTGAGACACTTGGTGCCTAAAATTAAGGCAGCGGAGGATTTTAAAGCTCTTTCCAAACAGCTACTTTATGCTGTAAAATGGTGTAAAGCGAGGAAACTGAAAACAGAGTGTGTGTTCTTCAGGAACCGATATCTTCGATGCAACAGACTGCGACATGCTGAAGCCTTAGGATACAG tttaaaaaagaagcTGCAGTGTTGGAAAAAGTCGATGTGTCACAGTTTGCGTTGGCAGACTCTTAATAAAGATCACCTAAGAAGATGTttgagaatacaaggatttctgcCAGCTTGGAAACACGTGGTCACTTTCTCCCGAAGGCACAGACTTCAGAAGTCAAGCATTACTCATTCTCAAGCGAAAACGAAGGATTTTAAAATATCTCCACTGTGTTTAGATTTGTTTCCAGATTCTGCTTTGAGGCCTCCAACATCTGAGCTCCAGGAGTCCAGCATTAGCGCTAAAGGAATAGAGCGGAGTCTTACTGACACGGATGACATTGATGATATATTCTCATCAATTGGAATCTAA
- the RMP64 gene encoding nucleolus and neural progenitor protein isoform X2: MKEIFDRCSSVHLFITSKALHAEVATLDSILYVYHHQLCCHKPYLALKQVQQCTKRIRSMGLEDSLKELMELCPKKAELESSQYCTVPSQPILELVSMKILGSCKLLVRLMDCCCKAFHLCLQHLNLEEFIIINVVLLGLLSRLWVLYRGLLKRLIVLYSTHRSLQQEVSDFQKMPYFKDFVFPTNIEDHIGSIFGDLVARKLRNLFPKKGKKRFLDKIFDTINLDKEEKKKSKIGAVDLKETNGTLVDVGRPIQRQRFNRGKLDALDKALFLPVKASGVQKSVYNQDPAEKQKSNESKNKPDLSQHRRKKECVRHLVPKIKAAEDFKALSKQLLYAVKWCKARKLKTECVFFRNRYLRCNRLRHAEALGYSLKKKLQCWKKSMCHSLRWQTLNKDHLRRCLRIQGFLPAWKHVVTFSRRHRLQKSSITHSQAKTKDFKISPLCLDLFPDSALRPPTSELQESSISAKGIERSLTDTDDIDDIFSSIGI; encoded by the exons ATGAAGGAGATTTTTGATAGATGTTCTTCTGTGCACTTATTTATTACGAGCAAGGCCTTGCATGCTGAAGTTGCAACTTTGGATTCCATCCTGTATGTGTATCACCATCAGCTGTGCTGTCATAAACCATATCTAGCTTTAAAACAG GTACAACAATGTACAAAGCGAATACGGTCGATGGGCTTAGAAGACTCCTTAAAAGAGTTGATGGAATTATGCCCGAA GAAAGCGGAGCTTGAAAGCTCACAGTACTGCACTGTGCCAAGTCAGCCTATTTTAGAGCTGGTGTCCATGAAAATTCTGGGTTCCTGCAAGTTATTAGTACGTCTCATGGATTGCTGCTGTAAGGCCTTTCA TTTATGTTTACAGCACCTGAACTTAGAGGAATTTATTATCATAAACGTTGTGTTGCTGGGATTATTGAGCCGCTTATG ggttttGTACAGAGGACTGTTAAAACGCCTCATTGTCTTATACAGCACACACAGATCTCTGCAGCAAGAGGTGTCTGACTTTCAGAAAATGCCCTACTTTAAGGACTTTGTGTTCCCTACAAATATCGAAGACCACATTGGCTCTATTTTCGGTGATTTAGTTGCACGTAAACTACGAAACCTGTTTCCCAAAAAAGGCAAAAAACGATTTCTCGACAAAATATTTGACACCATTAATCTGGATAAGGAGGAAAAGAAGAAAAGCAAAATTGGAGCTGTTGATCTAAAAGAAACAAATGGGACACTTGTTGATGTGGGACGACCAATACAGAGGCAGAGATTTAATAGAG GCAAACTGGACGCTCTTGATAAGGCGTTATTTCTGCCGGTAAAAGCAAGCGGCGTACAA AAATCTGTTTACAACCAAGACCCTGCAGAGAAACAGAAGTCAAATGAGTCCAAGAATAAACCTGATTTGTCACAACACAGGAGAAAAAAGGAATGTGTGAGACACTTGGTGCCTAAAATTAAGGCAGCGGAGGATTTTAAAGCTCTTTCCAAACAGCTACTTTATGCTGTAAAATGGTGTAAAGCGAGGAAACTGAAAACAGAGTGTGTGTTCTTCAGGAACCGATATCTTCGATGCAACAGACTGCGACATGCTGAAGCCTTAGGATACAG tttaaaaaagaagcTGCAGTGTTGGAAAAAGTCGATGTGTCACAGTTTGCGTTGGCAGACTCTTAATAAAGATCACCTAAGAAGATGTttgagaatacaaggatttctgcCAGCTTGGAAACACGTGGTCACTTTCTCCCGAAGGCACAGACTTCAGAAGTCAAGCATTACTCATTCTCAAGCGAAAACGAAGGATTTTAAAATATCTCCACTGTGTTTAGATTTGTTTCCAGATTCTGCTTTGAGGCCTCCAACATCTGAGCTCCAGGAGTCCAGCATTAGCGCTAAAGGAATAGAGCGGAGTCTTACTGACACGGATGACATTGATGATATATTCTCATCAATTGGAATCTAA